One window from the genome of Salvia miltiorrhiza cultivar Shanhuang (shh) chromosome 7, IMPLAD_Smil_shh, whole genome shotgun sequence encodes:
- the LOC130992226 gene encoding protein CDI-like translates to MPNSVAEPHHSNGVAANNSDPKSSNGTVSRKPFKIFIGYDPREDLAYEVCRYSLLKRSSIPLEIHPIKQTELRERGVYWRERGKLESTEFSFSRFLTPFLANFEGWAVFVDCDFLYLADINELFQLIDEKYAIMCVQHDYAPKETTKMDGAVQTVYPRKNWSSMVVYNCSHPKNRELTPEVVNKETGAFLHRFQWLEDGEIGEIPFVWNFLVGHNRVVEGDWSTYPKAIHYTLGGPWFEQWKDCEFGDLWLKELEEMRKDSEEKKD, encoded by the coding sequence ATGCCCAATTCCGTAGCAGAACCGCACCACTCAAACGGCGTCGCGGCAAATAACTCCGATCCGAAATCGAGCAACGGCACTGTGAGCCGCAAGCCGTTCAAGATTTTCATCGGCTATGATCCGCGCGAAGATCTCGCTTACGAAGTCTGCCGCTATTCTCTATTGAAAAGATCTTCGATCCCGCTCGAAATCCACCCGATCAAGCAGACCGAATTGCGCGAAAGGGGGGTTTATTGGCGGGAAAGGGGGAAATTGGAGAGCACGGAGTTCTCATTCTCCCGTTTCCTGACCCCATTCCTGGCCAATTTCGAGGGCTGGGCGGTTTTCGTGGATTGCGATTTCCTATACCTAGCCGACATCAACGAATTGTTCCAATTGATCGATGAGAAATACGCGATCATGTGCGTGCAGCACGACTACGCGCCTAAAGAGACGACGAAGATGGATGGGGCAGTGCAGACTGTGTATCCGAGGAAGAACTGGTCTTCCATGGTGGTGTACAACTGCAGCCACCCCAAAAACCGCGAGCTGACGCCTGAGGTGGTGAACAAGGAGACGGGCGCGTTCCTGCATAGGTTTCAGTGGCTCGAAGATGGTGAGATTGGGGAGATTCCGTTTGTGTGGAACTTCCTTGTGGGCCACAATAGGGTTGTGGAGGGCGACTGGAGCACCTATCCGAAGGCGATACATTACACGCTTGGGGGGCCGTGGTTCGAGCAGTGGAAGGATTGCGAGTTTGGTGATCTGTGGTTGAAGGAGTTGGAGGAGATGAGGAAGGATTCGGAGGAGAAGAAGGATTAG